A single genomic interval of Lynx canadensis isolate LIC74 chromosome A2, mLynCan4.pri.v2, whole genome shotgun sequence harbors:
- the LOC115501647 gene encoding LOW QUALITY PROTEIN: centromere protein V-like (The sequence of the model RefSeq protein was modified relative to this genomic sequence to represent the inferred CDS: inserted 6 bases in 3 codons; deleted 1 base in 1 codon), with amino-acid sequence MRLPRNLGSGLVRTPLSLQPLPAPATPMASVAMLDLGSQQEHWEMSQKWLIFQGTTKLLLDTFQYQSLVKHTGDCYCGALKFXGLSNLHIFDCNGSIYKKRNKHFFVLASCFRLKKGXLTKCTFNRHKAQHAFCKRSGIQSFYTPCSNPGGXPELPPHCLDEGTARDVVVEKSNDIYWEKAIIEHKTIKNMSKG; translated from the exons ATGAGGTTGCCACGGAACCTCGGATCAGGACTTGTCAGGACTCCACTCTCGCTTCAGCCTTTG CCAGCCCCAGCAACCCCAATGGCCTCAGTGGCCATGCTGGACCTGGGCAGCCAGCAGGAGCACTGGGAGATGTCCCAGAAGTGGCTCATCTTCCAGGGCACAACCAAGCTGCTGCTGGATACCTTCCAATACCAGAGCCTGGTGAAGCACACAGGGGACTGCTACTGTGGAGCTTTGAAGTT GGGCCTCAGCAACTTGCACATCTTTGACTGCAATGGCAGCATTTACAAGAAGAGGAATAAACACTTTTTTGTTCTGGCTTCTTGCTTCAGGCTCAAGAAGGG CCTAACCAAATGCACATTCAACAGGCACAAAGCACAACACGCCTTCTGTAAGAGAAGTGGTATTCAGAGCTTTTACACTCCCTGTTCAAATCCCGGAGG TCCAGAATTGCCCCCACACTGCCTGGAT GAGGGCACTGCCAGGGATGTGGTCGTTGAGAAATCCAATGACATCTATTGGGAGAAAGCCATAATAGAGCATAAGACCATCAAGAACATGTCTAAAGGGTGA